From a region of the Leptospira kmetyi serovar Malaysia str. Bejo-Iso9 genome:
- a CDS encoding LIC12298 family protein, which translates to MIIRSLQESANYQRKRGGLAGAGPNWKERTRAGESNLKSFADYLEEAFEGEVVQKGTWFADSLSELSKNNLKRI; encoded by the coding sequence ATGATCATTCGATCTCTGCAAGAATCAGCAAATTACCAGAGAAAACGTGGTGGTCTCGCCGGAGCAGGTCCGAACTGGAAAGAACGGACTCGTGCCGGAGAGTCGAATCTAAAATCCTTCGCGGATTATCTGGAAGAAGCGTTTGAAGGGGAAGTAGTTCAAAAAGGAACCTGGTTTGCAGATTCACTTTCTGAGCTCAGTAAAAACAACCTGAAGCGGATTTGA
- the tsaD gene encoding tRNA (adenosine(37)-N6)-threonylcarbamoyltransferase complex transferase subunit TsaD — MIGMGIETSCDETSIGIVRDGKELLSLRIFSQIDLHKPYGGIVPEIASRAHLEKINLLLEEAMEEAKIGFEDLSYVAVTSSPGLTGSLMVGAQMARCIHMVYGTPILPVCHLQSHFAVLHLEGVPTEFPVLGLLLSGGNSAIYTLQEFGRMELVGDTMDDALGEAFDKVAGLLNLPYPGGPYIEAKANSYVPTPDEKPILPPLLRNLPQDQVAFSFSGLKTAVMVLMEKQKEISQERICWNFQNVAFDLVERNLKRAVAKTGIRRIFAAGGVLANSTLQKRLQVWAEKNSVELFTPKKKIYCTDNGAMVASLGYYLFRKGYKRDIDFTVSPSRQEIFS, encoded by the coding sequence ATGATCGGAATGGGAATCGAAACCAGTTGCGACGAAACCTCGATCGGAATCGTCCGCGACGGGAAAGAATTACTCAGCCTCAGAATCTTCAGTCAGATCGATCTGCACAAACCTTACGGCGGAATCGTTCCCGAGATCGCGTCCCGCGCGCATTTGGAAAAGATCAATCTTCTCCTCGAAGAAGCGATGGAAGAAGCGAAGATCGGGTTCGAGGATCTTTCGTACGTGGCCGTGACCTCTTCTCCGGGCCTGACCGGATCCTTGATGGTCGGAGCTCAGATGGCCCGTTGCATTCACATGGTTTACGGCACGCCGATTTTACCGGTTTGTCATCTTCAATCGCACTTCGCCGTGTTACACCTGGAAGGAGTTCCCACAGAATTCCCGGTTCTCGGTTTATTGCTTTCGGGGGGAAATTCCGCCATTTACACTCTCCAGGAATTTGGTAGAATGGAACTGGTCGGAGATACGATGGACGACGCCCTGGGAGAAGCCTTTGATAAGGTCGCGGGACTTTTGAATTTGCCGTATCCGGGCGGTCCCTACATAGAAGCGAAAGCGAACTCGTATGTTCCGACACCGGACGAAAAGCCGATTCTTCCTCCTCTTTTGAGAAATCTTCCTCAGGACCAGGTCGCATTTTCGTTCAGCGGGCTCAAAACCGCGGTGATGGTTTTGATGGAGAAACAAAAAGAAATTTCTCAGGAAAGAATCTGCTGGAATTTCCAGAATGTTGCTTTTGATCTTGTGGAGAGGAATCTCAAACGGGCCGTTGCGAAAACGGGAATCAGACGGATCTTTGCGGCGGGCGGAGTTCTTGCGAATTCCACTCTTCAGAAACGATTGCAAGTCTGGGCGGAAAAGAATTCCGTGGAACTTTTCACTCCGAAGAAAAAAATTTATTGTACCGATAACGGTGCGATGGTAGCGTCTCTGGGATACTATTTGTTTCGGAAAGGCTACAAAAGAGATATCGATTTTACGGTCAGTCCATCCAGACAGGAGATCTTTTCATGA
- the pssA gene encoding CDP-diacylglycerol--serine O-phosphatidyltransferase — protein MKLKLSWVPNTLTLGNLTMGFSAMLVASEAGSRGGSELQAYTLAGFFILLAALCDGLDGMAARALNATSELGADLDSLADLTAFGIAPGYLMYQMVLCEYKIDVFGKEDMFPIGMLVAAIFPICAAYRLARFNVAHDPKSFTGLPSPVAGVTVGFFPIFLNVNSAPHWLTITGFVLIAVLMVSNIRYSKPQAAIRSKLSPTRLFLLVAGITILLALIGLNRWPWLIYGLIFFYIFSGIMTFLIHLIQEFRVKLD, from the coding sequence ATGAAACTCAAACTCAGTTGGGTTCCTAACACGCTTACACTCGGAAATCTTACGATGGGATTCAGCGCGATGCTCGTGGCGTCGGAAGCGGGTTCCAGAGGCGGAAGCGAATTACAAGCGTATACACTTGCAGGATTCTTTATATTGTTGGCGGCTCTTTGCGATGGACTCGACGGAATGGCCGCGAGAGCGCTCAATGCGACCTCGGAACTCGGAGCCGATCTGGACAGTCTCGCGGATTTGACCGCGTTCGGAATCGCTCCGGGATATTTGATGTATCAGATGGTACTCTGTGAATACAAGATCGACGTTTTCGGAAAGGAAGATATGTTTCCGATCGGAATGCTCGTCGCCGCGATCTTCCCGATCTGCGCCGCGTATCGACTCGCGAGATTCAACGTCGCTCACGATCCTAAGTCGTTCACGGGATTACCTTCTCCGGTCGCGGGCGTAACCGTGGGATTTTTTCCGATCTTTTTAAACGTGAACTCCGCTCCGCATTGGCTTACGATCACGGGATTCGTTTTGATCGCGGTTCTTATGGTTTCCAATATACGTTATTCGAAACCGCAAGCGGCGATCCGTTCCAAACTCAGTCCTACGAGATTGTTTCTTCTCGTGGCGGGAATCACGATCCTGCTCGCTCTGATCGGACTCAATCGTTGGCCTTGGCTGATCTACGGATTGATCTTTTTCTATATCTTTTCCGGAATCATGACTTTTCTCATTCATTTGATCCAGGAGTTCCGCGTAAAACTGGACTAA
- a CDS encoding S41 family peptidase, whose translation MKNKERMVWIGIVSFLSFALILPTGTVKGISKSGESYLQIFHEVLSYIHSDYVESVDEEKLYAGAIRGLISSLGDPHSRFMDKDDFSQLQEETRGSFGGLGMEVSFADGAIVVISPIEDTPAMKAGILPQDRIVEIDGKNTHDLSLSDSIKLMRGKVGTSVSIKLERKNQKEPILLTLVREMIKIRYVRSSFLEKEKLGYIKLNQFMGKDSTLSEFKKELNSLKEKGAEGLIVDLRMNPGGLLDLAIALSDLFLKPDLDIVSVRGRGGELVRVFKSTTANDKFTNLPLVVLINEGSASASEIFAGAMQDHGRGKILGTVSFGKGSVQNIYSLSHNTGIALTIQKYYTPSGKSIHGKGIQPDVIVKSVEPTEDDRFYIRKMAEKKMLEAFLAKNPNYSEANFSLFEKYLAEKGIKLSTDVAKFLYKSRTRSEGQGAIPDLELDPQLRKAIEILGPSKEGEKKS comes from the coding sequence ATGAAAAATAAAGAAAGAATGGTCTGGATCGGAATCGTTTCCTTTCTCAGCTTCGCACTCATTCTCCCCACCGGAACGGTAAAAGGAATTTCCAAATCCGGAGAATCCTATCTCCAAATCTTTCACGAAGTATTGTCTTACATTCATTCCGATTACGTGGAATCCGTGGACGAAGAAAAACTCTACGCGGGCGCGATCCGCGGATTGATCTCTTCCTTGGGAGATCCTCATTCCCGTTTTATGGATAAGGACGATTTCTCCCAACTCCAAGAGGAAACCAGAGGAAGTTTCGGCGGACTCGGAATGGAAGTTTCCTTTGCGGACGGAGCGATCGTTGTCATATCTCCGATCGAAGATACGCCCGCGATGAAGGCGGGAATTCTTCCCCAAGATAGAATCGTGGAAATCGACGGAAAGAACACACACGATCTTTCCCTTTCCGATTCCATCAAATTGATGAGAGGCAAGGTCGGAACATCGGTTTCGATCAAACTCGAACGCAAAAATCAGAAAGAACCGATTCTTCTTACCTTGGTTCGTGAAATGATCAAGATCCGATACGTGCGTTCTTCCTTTTTGGAAAAGGAAAAACTCGGATATATCAAACTCAATCAGTTCATGGGAAAGGACAGCACGCTTTCCGAATTCAAAAAAGAACTGAATTCTCTCAAAGAAAAAGGCGCCGAAGGTTTGATCGTGGATCTGAGAATGAATCCCGGCGGACTTCTGGATCTTGCCATCGCTCTTTCGGACTTATTTTTAAAACCGGATTTGGATATCGTGTCCGTGCGGGGAAGGGGGGGAGAACTCGTTCGCGTTTTCAAATCCACGACCGCAAACGATAAATTCACCAATCTTCCGTTAGTCGTTCTTATCAACGAAGGTTCCGCGAGCGCGTCCGAAATTTTCGCGGGCGCGATGCAGGATCACGGAAGAGGAAAAATTCTCGGTACGGTTTCTTTCGGAAAAGGTTCGGTTCAGAATATCTATTCTCTCTCGCATAACACCGGTATTGCGCTTACGATTCAGAAGTACTATACTCCGAGCGGAAAGTCGATTCACGGTAAAGGAATTCAACCAGACGTGATCGTAAAATCGGTGGAACCGACCGAGGACGATCGATTCTACATCCGCAAGATGGCGGAAAAGAAAATGCTCGAAGCGTTTCTTGCAAAGAATCCGAATTATTCAGAAGCGAACTTTTCTCTTTTTGAAAAATATCTCGCGGAAAAAGGAATCAAACTTTCCACGGACGTCGCGAAATTCTTATACAAAAGCAGAACCCGTTCCGAAGGACAGGGTGCGATTCCGGATTTGGAACTCGATCCTCAACTTCGAAAAGCGATCGAAATTCTCGGCCCTTCCAAAGAGGGAGAAAAGAAATCATAA
- a CDS encoding ABC transporter ATP-binding protein: MNLKVENLNKVYTGFSGPSQRILNVLTLGFLGNDVRYDALKNVSFEVSPGEIVGLIGRNGAGKSTLLKVLTGVSSYASGKILKTGTLRSILELGVGFNPELSGQENLYYNGLVWGLSPKEIAASMDEIFEFSGLKEFKNIPIKQYSSGMVMRLGFALATFSRPDILIVDEALAVGDASFQQKCLQRFRSFQEQGTMTLIVSHDLELLKSVCSRVLILEKGKLVFDGDPVEGFREYMQIIADAGTGQESVLPFQDDSPLENLSVGLKYKGQTNPKILPVSADVEIQVRVKFKKDIPDLTVGFHIDDARGIRAFGTNTYHLGNSLKNIRAGESVSAEFRLPLNFSAGKYSLGIALHEGDNHVGNSYLWKDGILSFELERLDLPKFEGAAWLPVQSSLKKDI, translated from the coding sequence TTGAATCTCAAAGTAGAAAATCTAAACAAGGTTTATACCGGATTCAGCGGACCTTCACAAAGGATCTTGAACGTTCTGACCTTGGGTTTTTTGGGGAACGACGTCCGTTACGACGCGTTGAAGAACGTAAGTTTCGAAGTTTCTCCCGGAGAAATCGTGGGTTTGATCGGTCGCAACGGCGCGGGTAAGTCCACTCTTTTAAAAGTTCTCACCGGTGTTTCGTCTTACGCGTCCGGAAAAATTCTCAAAACAGGAACACTGCGATCGATCCTCGAACTCGGAGTCGGATTCAATCCCGAACTTTCGGGACAGGAGAATCTCTACTACAACGGCCTTGTTTGGGGACTGAGTCCGAAAGAAATCGCGGCTTCCATGGACGAGATTTTCGAATTCTCCGGTTTAAAAGAATTTAAGAATATTCCAATCAAACAATATTCTTCCGGGATGGTGATGCGCCTCGGCTTTGCGCTCGCTACGTTTTCCAGACCGGACATTCTCATCGTGGACGAAGCGCTCGCCGTAGGCGACGCGAGTTTTCAACAAAAATGTCTGCAACGTTTCCGTTCCTTTCAGGAACAAGGAACCATGACCTTGATCGTAAGCCACGATCTTGAACTTTTGAAATCGGTTTGTTCCCGGGTTTTGATTTTGGAAAAAGGAAAACTGGTTTTCGACGGAGATCCCGTGGAAGGTTTTCGAGAATACATGCAGATCATCGCGGACGCGGGAACCGGACAAGAATCGGTTCTTCCGTTTCAAGACGATTCTCCCTTGGAGAATCTTTCCGTAGGTTTAAAGTATAAGGGCCAGACGAATCCGAAAATTCTCCCCGTAAGCGCGGATGTGGAGATCCAAGTCCGCGTAAAATTCAAAAAGGATATTCCGGATTTAACCGTCGGGTTTCATATCGACGACGCGCGCGGAATTCGAGCGTTCGGAACGAACACATATCATCTCGGGAATTCCCTCAAAAATATCCGCGCGGGGGAATCCGTTTCCGCGGAGTTCCGACTTCCTCTGAACTTTTCGGCGGGAAAGTATTCTCTCGGGATCGCGTTGCACGAAGGCGATAACCATGTCGGAAACAGTTATCTTTGGAAGGACGGAATTCTTTCCTTCGAACTGGAACGTTTGGATCTGCCGAAATTCGAAGGCGCGGCCTGGCTTCCGGTCCAAAGCAGTCTCAAAAAAGACATCTAA
- a CDS encoding UDP-glucose dehydrogenase family protein, translating to MKVCVIGSGYVGLVAGACFAEYGNHVICVDKDETKIANLKKGIIPIYEPGLSELVLTNWKEKRLEFTTSLKEGVEKSEIIFIAVGTPTLPDGSSDLSAVFAVAREIGKSINGYKVIVDKSTVPVGTAAQVKAIIANETKLEFDVVSNPEFLKEGAAIDDFMRPERVVIGAETQKAGDLIAQLYAPFVLNGNPILRMGVVSAELTKYACNAFLATKISFANEIANLCEAVGGNYEDVRKGMGTDSRIGRQFLYAGIGYGGSCFPKDVRALIKTSEDEGAPLQIIRKVEEVNEAQKVRLYEKIVKFYGESNLSGKTFAVWGLSFKPGTDDMREAPSIPLILKLHDKNVKLQVYDPVSKETSGVYFDGKVDYAPDAYSALKGADALLLLTEWREFREPDFAKIKGLLKSSVIFDGRNQYSPELMKKEGFQYFSIGKPNV from the coding sequence ATGAAAGTTTGTGTGATCGGTAGCGGGTATGTGGGTCTTGTCGCGGGCGCTTGTTTCGCGGAATACGGAAATCACGTGATTTGCGTCGATAAAGACGAAACGAAAATCGCAAATCTTAAAAAAGGAATCATTCCTATCTACGAACCGGGTCTTTCCGAGCTCGTCCTTACCAACTGGAAGGAGAAAAGACTCGAGTTTACCACTTCTCTCAAAGAGGGCGTGGAAAAATCCGAAATCATTTTTATCGCTGTAGGAACTCCCACGTTGCCGGACGGTTCTTCCGACCTTTCGGCGGTTTTCGCGGTCGCAAGGGAAATCGGTAAGTCCATAAACGGATACAAGGTGATCGTGGACAAGTCCACGGTTCCGGTCGGAACTGCGGCCCAGGTCAAGGCGATCATCGCCAACGAAACCAAACTCGAATTCGACGTCGTTTCCAACCCGGAATTTTTAAAAGAAGGCGCGGCCATCGACGACTTTATGCGTCCCGAACGAGTCGTGATCGGAGCCGAAACTCAAAAAGCAGGAGACTTGATCGCTCAACTCTACGCTCCTTTCGTTCTCAACGGAAATCCGATTCTTAGAATGGGGGTCGTGTCGGCGGAGCTTACGAAATACGCGTGTAACGCGTTTCTCGCCACAAAGATCTCCTTTGCAAACGAGATCGCGAATCTTTGCGAAGCCGTCGGAGGAAACTACGAAGACGTCCGCAAAGGAATGGGAACCGATTCGAGAATCGGCAGACAGTTTTTATACGCGGGAATCGGTTACGGCGGTTCCTGTTTTCCGAAGGACGTTCGCGCTTTGATCAAGACTTCCGAAGACGAAGGTGCGCCGTTGCAAATCATCCGCAAAGTGGAAGAGGTCAACGAGGCACAGAAAGTCAGACTCTATGAGAAAATCGTAAAGTTCTACGGAGAATCGAACCTAAGCGGCAAAACCTTCGCGGTCTGGGGACTTTCTTTTAAACCCGGAACGGACGATATGAGGGAAGCTCCTTCGATTCCGTTGATTCTGAAATTACATGATAAAAACGTAAAGTTGCAGGTTTACGATCCGGTTTCCAAGGAAACTTCGGGCGTTTACTTCGACGGAAAAGTGGACTACGCCCCCGACGCTTATTCGGCGTTGAAAGGCGCGGACGCTTTGCTTCTTTTGACGGAATGGAGAGAATTCAGAGAACCCGATTTCGCAAAGATCAAAGGGCTTCTGAAAAGTTCGGTGATCTTCGACGGAAGAAACCAGTATTCTCCCGAATTGATGAAGAAGGAAGGATTTCAATACTTCTCGATCGGCAAACCGAACGTTTAA
- a CDS encoding JAB domain-containing protein, giving the protein MKSSGKLSERLSPFPDPRTRIAYEAESLEDWEILAVLLGKGNRAQPIEELSRSILYQSKGLGGLLQKQASDLRKIAGVGNAKASTLLAAIEFARRLKWEALKGKRYSTQQLLNFLTTSLIPKNRECFVLITLSPEGAVLRAEIVSIGSLEEVGVHTRDLLKIILNDAASAVIIAHNHPESTSKPSEEDLSIYENFGGLLDSIGLELLDQWIFGIDGIYSCKEGKVLQARTKC; this is encoded by the coding sequence TTGAAATCTAGCGGAAAACTCTCTGAAAGGTTGAGTCCTTTTCCCGATCCTAGAACGCGGATCGCGTATGAAGCCGAGTCCCTGGAAGATTGGGAAATCTTGGCGGTACTTCTGGGAAAAGGGAATCGGGCTCAACCGATCGAGGAACTGAGTCGTTCGATCTTGTATCAGAGCAAAGGGCTCGGCGGTCTTCTGCAAAAACAGGCTTCCGATCTTCGTAAAATCGCGGGCGTTGGAAACGCAAAAGCGTCCACCTTACTTGCGGCCATCGAGTTCGCAAGACGTCTCAAATGGGAGGCGTTGAAAGGAAAACGTTATTCCACACAACAGCTTCTCAATTTTCTCACGACCAGTTTGATTCCTAAAAACCGAGAATGTTTTGTTCTCATCACTCTTTCTCCCGAGGGTGCGGTGCTCCGGGCCGAAATCGTTTCCATCGGAAGCTTGGAAGAAGTCGGGGTTCATACCAGGGATCTTTTAAAGATCATCCTAAACGACGCGGCCTCCGCGGTCATCATCGCGCACAATCATCCCGAATCCACTTCGAAACCGAGCGAGGAAGACCTTTCGATCTACGAAAATTTCGGAGGCCTTCTGGATTCGATCGGTTTGGAGCTGTTAGACCAATGGATTTTTGGAATTGACGGGATCTATTCCTGTAAGGAAGGTAAGGTTCTTCAGGCCCGAACGAAGTGTTGA
- a CDS encoding efflux RND transporter periplasmic adaptor subunit has translation MINFLNRYKTTLVLLAIVSAGYFGYKKFFSKKIEEKKQVVVNKNRFTVSEEILKRHPLTLVALKEVASVDEVALPGRVSYDPESMARAGSTVEARIKKVLVREGDRVSQGSPLAILSSVMLGEVEASYVKARASLEALKLQADRAKELFDMKVTSAKDYEFANMQYKTAKTEVETTRIKLENYGLTPGEIAGIERGVYVSSNLVLRSPINGEVTERKAIQGQQVTRNEDLFTIANLTNLMVLLEVYEKDFGTISEGAEAHIYPLGDEKSPGIRGEVAYVGTVLDSIKRTAKLRIMVSNRNGKLKPGQSVTAKVKGMVVNTGAEPRRTVPLEAVHEIEGKSIVFIQNEDGSFEATEVITGDTVGDEVVIKAGLKEGAQIVSRGSFILKSEYLKL, from the coding sequence ATGATCAATTTCTTAAATAGATACAAAACCACTCTCGTCCTTCTCGCGATCGTAAGCGCGGGATACTTCGGCTACAAAAAATTCTTCTCCAAAAAAATCGAAGAAAAGAAACAAGTCGTAGTCAATAAAAACAGATTCACCGTTTCCGAAGAGATATTAAAACGACATCCATTGACGTTAGTCGCCCTTAAAGAAGTCGCTTCCGTGGACGAGGTCGCTCTTCCTGGAAGGGTTTCCTACGATCCGGAAAGTATGGCGAGAGCCGGATCGACGGTCGAGGCGAGAATCAAAAAGGTTCTCGTGAGAGAAGGGGATCGCGTAAGCCAGGGTTCTCCGCTTGCGATTCTTTCCTCGGTGATGCTCGGGGAAGTCGAAGCTTCTTACGTAAAAGCGAGAGCGAGTCTCGAAGCCTTGAAGTTACAAGCCGATCGTGCGAAAGAACTCTTCGATATGAAGGTGACTTCCGCGAAGGATTACGAATTCGCAAACATGCAGTATAAAACCGCGAAGACCGAAGTCGAAACGACTCGGATCAAACTCGAAAACTACGGACTCACACCCGGAGAAATCGCGGGGATCGAAAGAGGGGTTTACGTTTCCTCCAATCTCGTTTTGAGAAGTCCGATCAACGGAGAAGTCACCGAACGAAAAGCCATTCAAGGACAACAGGTCACGAGAAACGAGGACCTATTCACCATCGCCAATCTTACCAATTTGATGGTTCTTCTCGAAGTTTACGAAAAGGATTTCGGAACGATTTCCGAAGGCGCCGAGGCGCATATCTACCCTCTCGGCGACGAAAAATCTCCCGGGATTCGGGGAGAGGTCGCGTATGTGGGAACTGTTTTGGACAGCATCAAACGAACCGCTAAGTTGAGAATCATGGTTTCCAACCGCAACGGAAAATTGAAACCGGGTCAGTCCGTAACCGCAAAGGTAAAAGGAATGGTGGTGAACACCGGAGCCGAACCGAGAAGAACCGTTCCTTTGGAAGCCGTTCACGAGATCGAAGGAAAGTCGATCGTGTTTATCCAAAACGAGGACGGAAGTTTTGAAGCGACCGAGGTCATCACGGGTGATACGGTCGGAGACGAAGTAGTCATCAAAGCCGGTTTGAAAGAAGGGGCTCAGATCGTTTCGAGAGGATCTTTCATTCTCAAAAGTGAATATTTGAAGTTATAA
- a CDS encoding ABC transporter permease, with product MLKSLPILWILVRRDYALQFAGSSLGISWMLVQNLSIILIYTIVFLFLNLKGNPKSASDFIGYAFSGLLFWVPLQEYMIRGTSILTENRQLIKRSPLGPEIFLWIPFVQMFVHFAVTAVPVLIVLSVLGKLNVFFFPLSVFVMFGVGYLLSFVQGYLARANVILRDITPLIRLISQFFFWSLPILYLSSGFLHSINVWNPLNFPLELFRFVLLNDFVPVFHWKEFLPWAVVFPSIGILSRSKFHSVILDHL from the coding sequence GTGTTGAAAAGTTTACCGATTCTTTGGATTTTAGTGAGGCGAGATTACGCCTTACAATTCGCAGGAAGTTCTCTCGGTATCTCTTGGATGCTGGTTCAAAATCTCAGCATCATCCTCATCTATACGATCGTCTTTTTATTTCTCAATTTAAAAGGAAATCCCAAATCCGCTTCGGATTTTATCGGCTACGCGTTCAGCGGGCTTTTGTTCTGGGTTCCTCTTCAGGAATACATGATCCGAGGAACTTCGATTCTCACCGAAAACCGCCAGTTGATCAAAAGATCCCCTTTGGGTCCGGAGATTTTTCTTTGGATTCCGTTCGTCCAGATGTTCGTTCACTTCGCGGTCACCGCGGTTCCGGTTCTGATCGTCTTGAGCGTTTTAGGGAAATTGAATGTGTTTTTCTTTCCGCTTTCCGTTTTTGTAATGTTCGGAGTCGGTTATCTCTTGTCCTTCGTTCAGGGTTATTTGGCGCGCGCCAACGTGATTCTGCGGGATATAACGCCGTTGATCCGTCTGATCTCGCAATTTTTCTTTTGGTCCTTGCCGATTTTGTATTTGTCCTCCGGCTTTTTGCATTCGATCAACGTGTGGAACCCTTTGAATTTTCCGCTCGAGTTGTTCCGTTTCGTTTTGTTAAACGACTTCGTTCCCGTGTTTCATTGGAAAGAATTTCTTCCTTGGGCCGTCGTTTTTCCTTCGATCGGAATTCTAAGCCGTTCTAAATTTCATTCCGTCATCTTGGATCATCTTTGA
- a CDS encoding LA_1448 family UV-C exposure upregulated protein produces the protein MFQRNFFLFIILLFVLQCSPPKKEITDGDLKRVLERVSIARINANLKATSGKSAPGDLTFFLEACSVYRLDPDSVLSRLKQTSPALHEALIKEYEK, from the coding sequence GTGTTTCAACGAAATTTTTTCCTCTTTATCATTCTCCTTTTCGTCCTCCAATGCAGTCCGCCCAAAAAAGAAATCACCGACGGTGATTTAAAAAGGGTATTGGAAAGAGTCAGCATCGCAAGAATCAACGCAAACCTCAAAGCGACTTCCGGCAAATCCGCGCCGGGAGATCTTACGTTTTTTCTCGAAGCGTGTTCAGTGTACAGATTAGATCCCGATAGTGTACTGAGTCGTTTGAAACAAACAAGTCCGGCGCTACACGAGGCATTGATCAAAGAATATGAAAAATAA
- the lexA gene encoding transcriptional repressor LexA, translated as MKDLTDKQQAVLTFITAIIKERGFPPTIREIGDEFGITAKGAYDHLKAIEKKGYLKTAKNQSRAIELIRQSPMESLPVQATSIPVIGRVAAGLPIFAEENIESYIPVPDEMAKGNVPMYALRVQGDSMIEAGINDGDIAIIEKRDIARNGEIVVALIEDEATLKVYYKEQDQIRLEARNPKYKPIKTKKAVVMGKLIGLYRIY; from the coding sequence ATGAAAGACCTGACGGACAAGCAACAGGCTGTTCTTACATTCATCACTGCAATCATCAAAGAACGCGGTTTCCCGCCCACAATCCGAGAAATCGGAGACGAATTCGGAATCACCGCAAAAGGCGCTTACGATCATCTCAAAGCGATCGAAAAAAAGGGTTATCTCAAGACCGCTAAGAATCAATCCAGAGCGATCGAACTCATTCGTCAAAGTCCGATGGAATCTCTTCCGGTGCAAGCCACGAGTATTCCCGTCATCGGTCGAGTCGCGGCCGGTCTTCCGATCTTTGCGGAAGAAAACATCGAGTCCTACATCCCCGTTCCCGACGAGATGGCTAAAGGAAACGTTCCGATGTATGCTCTTCGTGTGCAGGGAGATTCCATGATCGAAGCCGGAATCAACGACGGAGACATTGCGATCATCGAAAAAAGAGACATCGCACGCAACGGAGAAATCGTAGTCGCATTGATCGAAGACGAGGCCACGTTGAAAGTATATTATAAAGAACAGGATCAGATTCGTCTCGAAGCGAGAAACCCGAAATACAAACCGATCAAGACCAAGAAAGCGGTCGTGATGGGCAAGTTGATCGGCTTGTATCGAATTTACTGA